Proteins encoded in a region of the Tribolium castaneum strain GA2 chromosome 7, icTriCast1.1, whole genome shotgun sequence genome:
- the LOC103312123 gene encoding fidgetin-like protein 1, translating to MSENNADFLNNYWKTVNSGTGNPSASVQRKCMAQIYNHSLPTLDTATICHVLEKRLHKYSDLVDNDNKNSDRIKKVIQQPVNLQSNLSNVDFKSLLKPVLGPKSDNLPDFDNFKAAFHKKPQKPSFENRKIIKPFAPQQLSRTCSEELPKTTSFKTASNEFQLQNAKKWGTGAQKPRLGLSRNVNSKFVPPLRSHQPPEEPKPEQIDDRLKNIDPKMVELIKSEIMDVGAKVEWGDIAGLEFAKTAIQEAVVWPMLRPDIFTGLRRPPKGILLFGPPGTGKTLIGKCVAAQSKSTFFSISASSLTSKWIGDGEKMVRALFAVARCHQPAVIFIDEIDSLLCQRNETEHESSRRIKTEFLVQLDGATTDSEERLLVIGATNRPQELDEAARRRFVKRLYIPLPEYEARLQLVTGLIANERHDLDSDDLAKVAQLSEGYSGADIRSLCSEASLGPIRSIDMSMIAKIQAHEVRPLTMDDFHKAFTRVRSSVSPKDLEQYVIWDKTYGSGL from the exons atgagtgaaaataatgccgattttttaaacaattattggAAAACAGTTAACAGTGGAACGGGGAATCCAAGTGCGTCAGTTCAAAGAAAATGTATGGCGCAAATTTACAACCATTCATTACCGAC ATTGGATACAGCAACTATTTGTCACGTATTGGAAAAACGTTTGCACAAATATAGTGACCTTGTCGATAACGACAATAAAAATAGTGATCGAATTAAGAAAGTAATACAACAACCGGTTAATCTGCAAAGTAATTTATCAAATGTTGACTTTAAGTCATTACTAAAACCAGTACTTGGCCCTAAATCGGACAACCTCCCCgattttgacaatttcaaAGCGGCTTTTCACAAAAAGCCCCAAAAACCGAGCTTCGAAAACCGAAAAATCATCAAACCCTTCGCCCCCCAACAACTCTCGCGCACATGTTCGGAAGAACTGCCAAAAACCACGTCCTTTAAGACGGCCAGTAACGAATTCCAGCTCCAAAACGCCAAAAAATGGGGCACCGGGGCCCAAAAACCCAGGCTAGGACTTAGCCGTAACGTCAATAGCAAATTCGTGCCCCCTTTACGATCACATCAACCCCCCGAAGAGCCCAAACCCGAACAAATCGACGACCGTTTGAAAAACATCGACCCGAAAATGGTCGAACTGATCAAATCCGAAATCATGGACGTGGGGGCCAAAGTGGAATGGGGCGACATCGCAGGCCTGGAATTCGCCAAAACCGCCATCCAAGAGGCCGTGGTGTGGCCCATGCTGCGGCCCGATATTTTCACGGGGCTGAGGCGCCCCCCGAAGGGCATCCTCCTGTTCGGGCCGCCCGGCACTGGAAAGACACTGATCGGGAAATGTGTGGCGGCGCAAAGCAAGTCGACTTTTTTCAGCATCAGTGCCTCCTCTCTGACTTCGAAATGGATCGGTGATGGGGAGAAAATGGTGAGGGCGCTGTTTGCGGTCGCCAGGTGCCACCAACCCGCTGTTATTTTTATCGATGAGATTGATTCGTTGTTGTGCCAACGCAATGAAACTGAACATGAGAGTTCACGGAGAATTAAAACCGAGTTTTTGGTGCAGTTAGATGGCGCCACTACGGATAGTGAGGAACGGTTGTTGGTGATTGGGGCCACCAATCGCCCCCAGGAGCTGGACGAGGCGGCGAGGAGGAGGTTTGTGAAGAGGCTGTACATACCCTTGCCCGAATATGag GCTCGTTTACAGTTGGTGACTGGATTAATTGCGAATGAAAGACACGATTTGGATAGTGATGACCTTGCAAAAGTGGCCCAATTATCAGAGGGGTACTCAGGGGCTGATATAAGAAGTTTGTGCTCCGAGGCGTCCCTGGGGCCCATTAGGTCGATCGACATGAGTATGATTGCGAAAATTCAAGCGCATGAG GTACGGCCGTTGACAATGGACGATTTCCACAAAGCTTTCACCAGAGTTAGGTCGAGTGTTTCCCCTAAGGATTTGGAACAATACGTTATTTGGGATAAAACTTATGGCTCAGGATTATAA
- the Mvb12 gene encoding multivesicular body subunit 12A isoform X2, producing the protein MLKSSAENKILKLLPNDKPITAIQVIENLDKCPKGFHPISRTYDQDQDADLRESSIFKSSAARYLCVSKSEGLPNFVIQELFVLTEKFNPPRGFSLLNRTADSEQKAWKKKQLCYKLVNLRDTKVAVTDIIVCSRLKKAPEGFKLAGELNGVTVCFKMGNVQDTQNSPDSNGRNITPPVRPAPPYPGNGPIYPSIGADGGDHDYEILKPPGYPSGPSRPAPRPPAPNPRQNSTTGTLGASGGNNLDGVPFIVNPKFLNASTADRFQFPTIRAKTMQQILKEYDYAFTVERQT; encoded by the exons ATGTTAAAATCGTCTgccgaaaataaaatactgaagTTACTACCGAACGATAAACCCATCACAGCAATCCAA GTCATTGAAAACCTTGACAAATGCCCCAAAGGGTTTCACCCAATCAGTAGGACCTACGACCAAGACCAGGATGCTGATCTGAGGGAAAgctcaatttttaaaagtagtGCGGCTAGATATTTGTGTGTTTCGAAATCTGAAG GTCTCCCCAATTTTGTGATTCAGGAGCTTTTTGTACTGACTGAGAAGTTTAATCCTCCGAGAGGTTTTAGTTTGTTGAATAGGACTGCCGATAGTGAACAGAAGGCTTGGAAGAAAAAACAGTTGTGTTATAAATTAGTGAATCTAAGGGATACGAAAGTTGCAGTTACTGATATTATCGTCTGTAGTCGGCTGAAGAAAGCTCCTGAGGGGTTTAAACTTGCTGG GGAATTGAACGGTGTGACGGTTTGCTTCAAAATGGGCAACGTGCAAGACACCCAAAACAGCCCCGATTCCAACGGTCGCAACATCACTCCCCCTGTCCGCCCAGCGCCCCCATATCCCGGTAACGGACCCATTTACCCATCGATTGGTGCCGATGGCGGCGACCACGACTACGAAATTCTAAAACCTCCAGGTTATCCCTCGGGACCATCACGACCCGCTCCCAGACCACCAGCTCCAAACCCTCGTCAAAACTCAACCACAGGGACGTTGGGTGCAAGTGGAGGGAATAATCTAGATGGTGTACCGTTTATTGTCAACCCGAAATTTTTGAATGCAAGCACTGCCGATAGG TTTCAGTTTCCCACAATTAGGGCCAAGACAAtgcaacaaattttgaagGAGTATGATTATGCTTTTACCGTGGAACGGCAaacttaa